The Microvirga lotononidis region GGTGGCGGCATGAGCGCTGGGACCGGGGAATTGGGTTCGGCAGGCTGCGGGGGAGGAAGCGCCACAGTAGCAGGCGGTTCGCGCGAAATTGGGGTTTGGATTGTGTGCGTCAAGTTCTGCAAAGCGGGCGGCCGACAGGCTGGCTAAGCGGCTTGGCGGAGTTGATCCTTTTTGTGCTCCTTCAGATCGTCCATGTTGAGGTAGCGGTGAGCTTCGAGCCAGTTCTCGTGCATCTCCACCGCTAGCGCCCGCACCAGCCGGCAGCATGAGGCGGCATTGGGGAAGATCCGCACCACGTAGGTGCGTCGGCGGATCTCCTCGTTCAGGCGCTCGAGCATGTTGGTGCTCTTGAGATGCTTATGGTGCTGGCGCGGCAGCCGGTAGAACGTGAACGTCTCCTCGATTGTTTCCTCGGCCCAGGCGATCAGGCGCGGGTAGCGCGCCTCCCACTTGGCGATCCAGGCGGAGAGATCCCGCCGCGCCTCCTCGACCGAACGCCGGTCGTAGAGCCAGCGCAGCTCCTGCAGGCAGTCGTCATCGGCCTTGCGCGGCAGGTGATCGAGCGCGTTGCGGAGGAAGTGCACATAGCAGCGCTGGTAGGCGGCCTCACTCAGCACTTCGCGGATCGCCGCTCTCAGCCCGGCATGATCATCGGCCACCACCAGCTCGACCCCGGACAGCCCGCGCTCGCGCAGGCCCAGCAGAAACGTGCGCCAGGAGGACTGGCTTTCCCGGTTGGCCATCTCGACGCCCAGGATCTGGCGCCGGCCATCCCAGTCGATGCCCACCGCAATCAGCACCGCCTGCGAGCGGACGATGCCGCCCTCGCGCACCTTCTCGTAACGGGCATCCAGGATCAGGTATGGGAACGGCTCCTCGAGCCGGCGGGAGGCGAACTGGGCCAGGCTGTCGTCGAGCCGCTTGTTGATCGAGGAGATGGCGGAAGCCGAGAAGCTGTGGCCGCACAGCTCCTCGGTGATGGCCTTGACCTTGCGGGTAGAGACCCCCTGCACGTACATCTCGGCCAGGGTGGCGACCAGCGCCTGCTCGGAGCGCTGATAGCGCTCGAACAGCTCGGTCGAGAAGCGCCCGTCCCGGTCCTGCGGCACCCGCAGCTCGAGTTTGCCCACGCGGGTCACCAGGGTGCGGGTGTAATAGCCCGAGCGGTAGCCGAGGCGGGAGGCGGTGCGCTCGCCCTTCTCGGCCTGGAGCGCATCGGTCATCTCGGCTTCGAGCATCTCCTGCATGACGGCCCGCACGATCTCGCGCAGCCCGTCCGGGTTCTGGCTCAGAAGGTCCTTGATGGCGGCCGCGGCAGGTTTATCCTTGGAGTTGGTCATGGTGGGGCTCCTCTCGGAGGGTGACGTTGAACATCACCATCCTGCCATGACCGCCCCGATCAGGCGATTTGCAGAACCTTCACCACACTACTGGGGTTTGCTTCGGCGGTTGCGATACTTGCGGGAGCGGAGCCTGGGCTTCAGGCGACGGCTCTGGCTTCACGCTGGCGCTTAGAGTGACCTGACGGGAGCGGACGGCCGAACGCATTCTGGCATCGTTTGCAATTGTCTCAGATCGATGCCTCGCCTCCCCATTGTTAGGCGATGGTTTGGGTGTGGCTCTTAGTGGCGGTGGCTGGGGGATAACAGCCGAATGCATTATTCGTTCAGCGCAAGATGCGGTGATCCAACTCAAAGTAAGGGCGGTAAACACCCCAAACTTATGCATGCCCTTGCCATCTCCCCTGATCTGCTCATCAGGTTAGCGAAGAAAAACGATGCAGAGGAGGTCCCGCGTCAATTCGCGCTCGTAATGAACAGGATTATTGAAAGTAGTTGCGGAATGACGGTCTCATAACTGGTCTTTGATCTGCGTCCCAGAGCCGGTTTTCGCGTACGGGGTGGCTCATGGATTCCATCATCTGGCTCGCTGCACCCTACTTGTACCAGCCTGGATCATGTCGTCCGCTAAACCGATACTCAATCGGTCGGATCAAGCCGCTTCAGCCATCGCACAGCGCATCACCAACGTGGTGTGTGTCTCCCGGACGATCTGGAAGCCATGCCGAGTGTAGAATCGAAGAGCAGGGTTATTCTTCAGCACGAACAGCGCCATCGACTTTGCCATCCTGCAACGCTCCTCCAGGAGCAACCGCATCACCCGTGAGCCAATTCCACGCCGCTGATACGCAGGAGAGATATAGAGTTGCTTCAGAAACAATTCGTCCTCGGCCTGTCGAAATTCAACCCACCCGATATCCCGGTCATCGAGCGTAATGATCATGGTATCGTTCGGATGCCATAGACTGGCAAACAGAGCCTCCTGGTCGACATCGACCCACTTCATCCAGGCACTTGCAAGAGGTCTGATCGCTTCGGTGTAAAGTCCGAGGGCAAAGGAATAGTCGTCCGAACAGGCCGGTCGGAAAGCAATCATTGTGGGATCGGTTCAGGAATGCGGAGGTGGAAATCAGAGGGCGTGTCTTGAGCAGTTGCTTTTGAACTTCGCGTTGATCTCTTCTTACCACGAGGGATCAACACTGTGGAGTACAAGCGGGATTCCATGTGGGCTCTGTCGGCGTCACACGCTCAGCCCCGTTAATCTCGGCAATGATGCCAATGAGCTTCAGAAGAGCAGGCATGGGCGAGTTGGCAGAGGTGGAACCCATCAGTGGCGATCGAATTATTGAAACATTCGGACCCTCTATTGATCCCCGCATTCCCCTTGTGCAGTGGGTCCAAGACTTGCGAGAGATTGCTCGATCCGGCGCTCATCCGAGCCGCCGGGTACTTTTTTACATCCCTATACACACAGCCGACGCGTACTGCCGTACGATCCTGAATCTCAATGGCCAAGTTTTGCTGTTCAGGATAGATTCAAGCCGAATAGGCAAAAGCTTATCAGATGACTACGCAGGCCAACGGCAAACCACTTGTGCTCGTTCTGGAGGACGAGGCCCTGATTGCGCTCAATCTTCAGGATGAGTTGCAGGACGCAGGCTATGGTGTAGCCGGTCCCTTCGTGACCTGTGCCGCTGCCCTGGAATGGCTCGGGACCAACTCACCCAACACAGCCATTCTGGATGCCACGCTCAAGGATGGTCCGTGCCGCGAGGTCGCTCTGGAGCTTAGCCGCCGTGAGGTGCCGTTCCTGATCTATTCAGGTCACCATGAGGACCGCCAGCTTCTATCAGAGTTTGATCATGTGGTCTGGATTGAGAAGCCAGTTCCGTCTGCGGTTCTGGTCCAAGCCTGTCAGCAGCTTCTGGTCGGCTGCTACTAAATTTCAGGGGAAATCAGCCGCCTCGCTCGAACTAACATGGGTTAATCGCGTTCCCACGGGTGGTCTCAGCGGTAACTGACGCGTGTTGAACGACAAATTGCTCCCAGCCTGGACAGAACGTGACCGGCTCGCATCTCTGCGCAGCTACCGGGTTCTCGACACGCCGCCAGAGTCAGAGTTTGACGATCTTGTGCAGCTTGCCGCCCGTGCCTGTGGGACGCCCATTGCCCTCATCAGCCTGATCGACGAGCGCAGGCAGTGGTTCAAGGCCGAGGTTGGACTGGGGGCGCGGGAGACGCCGCTCGACCGCTCGATCTGCCTCACGGCCATGCTTCAGCCGGGACTGACCATCGTCTCTGACCTCACGGAGGACCCTCGCTTCGCCCGCAATCCTCTGGTCGCAGGGGAGCCGTATTTGCGCTTCTATGCTGGAGCGGTGCTGCGAACGCCTGACGGAGTGCCGTTGGGTGCGCTGTGCGTTCTTGACTATGTTCCGCGTTGTGTAACCGAGGAGCCGGCATCCACCCTCACAATGCTGGCGCGACAGGTCATGTCACAACTGGAACTGCGCCGCGCCATTGCAGAGCGGGACGAGAAGCTGGAGGCTAGCCACCAGATCGAGCAGCGCCAAGCTTTGCTGGTTCGTGAGCTTCATCATCGGGTGAAGAATACGCTGGCCACGGTTCAGGCGCTGGTTGGAGCCACTGGCCGGTCCACCGGCAGCTTTGACGAGTTCTATCGCTCTTTCTCGAAGCGCGTCACATCCTTAGCGAAGACCCATAATCTCTTGACCGAGGACTACTGGCAAACAGCCTCACTGCGAGAGATCGCCCTCAATGAACTCAAGCCGTTCGCCGAGAGCAGACAGCCCCGGTTCATGCTCCTGGGGCCACCCGTCGAGTTAGCGGCGGATTTGGCGGTGCCGGTTGGTATGGCCCTTCACGAATTGTCCACGAATGCTGTCCGGTACGGGGCACTGTCGGCTCCGACTGGCTACGTCCAGGTTCGGTGGAGTGTGGCCGAGAACGAGGGTGCCAGGACGCTCCATCTGGAGTGGAAGGAGTTCGGTGGTCCGCCCGTGAGCGAGCCGCAGCACCAAGGCTTTGGCTCGACCCTGCTTCAGCGGGTTCTACCCATGCAGTGCAACGCCGAAGTGGAAGTCCAGTATGACAAGGGCGGGCTTCGGTTTGCGATGGAAGCGCCGCTGGTCGAGCAGCGATTAGTCCCCGCTTACTGAGGGCTGCCCCAGATAAAACGACGCGCCAAGATCAGCCATTGGATTTCCTTCTCGCTCCGGCTGACTCTTTTCTCGGCGAGTTTTTAGCGGCGGGCTGCCGTTTTGGCTTGGTCATGTCATTCAAGATCGCCTTCTGCTGACGGTGCATCTCTGCCGTCCAGAAGCCACGGGCAGCACCCGCCCAAGTGTTTGCCGCACTCAGCCAAAGGCTCATCCAAGGGTTCTTCATCATCTCGACTTCCTCGATAAGTGGCCGCTATCTCGATGCTCATTGGACGACTGAAAGGAACATCCCGATCAGTAAGAATAGGATCGTCTCTGTGGAGCGAAGCTTCCGGTCTCGTCCGGATCGTACTGTCGGGGCTGGGACTGCCCTCGGTCCTGATAAGGATCGCGCTGACGGGCCACGCGGTCCTGTCCGCGCTGGCGGGCGATCCGTTCCTCTTGGATGCGTTGTTGCTCTAAACGTTCTTGCTTCTCGGCTTGACGCCTGCGCAGCACGCCGACTGCACAGCCCGCCGCAGCGCCCTTCCAACGATTTCCCACGGCAAAGTGGCCGATGATTGCACCACCAAGACCATACTTCAGACATCCGCCCGGCTCGGCACGCGCCTGATTGGGACCATAAGCTCCGAGAACGAGCAGACTGGCAAGGGCGATGGCAACTTTCTTCATCTATGTCTCCATGAGGGAGGAGTAACGCAGGTGGCAGAATCTGGTTCTGCGGAGCAGCGCAACACCTATCCATGCGCGGCGGTGTCACAGGAACGAGCCTGACCGGACCTCGTTGCTTTGGTGGACACAGACTGGCGTCTATTGTTTCAGGAGATGGCTATGGATAAGGACCGCGTGAAGGGCTCAGCGACCAACATCGGTGGCAAGGCCAAAGAAGCTGCTGGTGACCTTACCGGCGATTCCAAGATGAAGAGTGAAGGCAAGATGGACCAAGCCAAAGGCAAGATCCAAAACGCTGTGGGCGGCATCAAGGACGCGTTCAAGAAGTAAGCCGCTGCGGGGTACTGTCAAGTTGGCCAGAGATCGGGTCTGTGGCAGGGTCTCGGGCATGAGCATGATGTCCAATCCCTACTGGGGCTTCCGCTATCCGGCTGAAATCATCAACCAGGCAGTCTGGTTGTATCACTGCTTTAGTTTGAGCCTACGGGAGGTCGAGTTGATCCTGGCAGCGCGCGGAGTTGTGGTCAGCTACGAGACCATCCGCGAGTGGAGCCTGCGCTTCGGACGAACCTACGCCAAGACCCTCAAGCGGCGCCGGCCGCAACCCGGCGACAAGTGGTTTCTGGATGAGGTCTTTGTCCGCATCCGAGGCAAACTGCACTACCTCTGGCGGGCTGTTGACCAGCATCGAAATGTGCTCGATGTGCTGGTCCAGAGCCGTCGCAACGCGAAGGCGGCCAAACGGTTCTTCCGCAAGCTTCTGAAGGGATTGCGCTATGTACCGAGGGTCATCGTGACGGATAAACTCGGATCCTATTGTGCCGCCAAACGCGAGATCCTCCCGGGCGTCGAGCATCGGCAGAGCCGATACCTGAACAACCGCTGTGAGGTCTCGCACCAACCCACCCGACGGCGAGAACGCCCCATGAGGCGGTTCAAGTCAGTCCGGCACGCCCAGCAGTTCCTCGCCACTCACACTCCAATCCACAACCACTTCCAGCTCCGCCGTCATCGCCTCTCGGCCAGTGAGTACAGGACCACCCGCGATCGCGCCTTCCTCACCTGGCGCCATGCGACCGGCGTTGCCGTCGTGGGCTGATGTGGACTGACGTGAGGGCTGCACTTGCGGCCGCTTTGCTTCTTCGGCGCTAAGTTGACAATACCCCGCGCGACCCACCTTCACCACGTCAACGCCATGGCAGCGTGGAAAGTCGCAGCGAACGTCGCCGCTTGAACCTGTCACGCGGCCGAATTTGCCTCGATGTGCCCGATGCGGGTTAACGTGATAACACCGACCTCTCTGAGCTACCAGACCACCGCTCGTCCCGACGACTTGCCCCTTGCGGGACAGCATCGGGATGTTCGATGCCAGCTCAAGAAGTTCGCTGCCAGGATCGAGAAGTATGCCCGGGAGCTACAGCGGAACAAGCATTCATAGAGCGATGTCCGGCGACATCCTGAAGATGATCCACTGCAGCTGCGGTGAACACTCCTTCATCCATAAGGATTAGTCGTCTCTGCTGCCATCCGACCTAATTGCCGGAAGCTGAACTGCTGTTGTTTTAGCGAAAAAGCAACGCCATGATAGAATCATGACTGTTCCTTCAATACGTACAGGAGGCCGGAATGCTGATGCAGACTCCCAGCCGATCCGGGGGACATGCCATCGATAGCAATCCAATCTCGCTCGTAGAAATCCAGAGCTTTGAGGCTCCGGTCTCCTGGTTGCTTGCGAGCGCGTACCAGCAGGATCTTGTGGAGTTTCTGCTTCATCGCTGGAGAAAAGATATCCAAGCCGCCCAGGACTTGAGCGCCTGCAGGCGCTGGAGTGATCTAGTAGCGGCGCAGTTCAAGTGGGCTTGGGAGGCGCAACAGGATCACCGTACTGTCTTGGGTAAGATCCTGTTCCGCTCTTGGCGGGTTCACTGACAACCGACGATGCTAAACTACACCTGTCGCCGCTTGTGCAAGCAGAGATGCGATCCACTTTTGAATCAGCGTCGAACGCTAACCTCTGAGCCGACTGCCACCAAATGTATGACGTTGCTGCAAATTCATAGCGGGGGCCGGGTCATCATCAGCGCCGATTCTGACCCTACCGGATTTCCATGTTGTGTCACTAAGCCAATCACAGCTGCGGCACCCAAACTACGTCAGAGCCAAACTTGGACGTCAATTGACAGTAGGAGAGCGTGAGGAACTGTGGAAGGTCAGTAGGAGGGCGTATCCGCGAGGGGAGGATCAAGCTCGATTGACGGCAGTGCAGCGAAAACCAAGGCCGTGGGTGAACTCGCTGCCCCCAGTTTCGGAGGCTCTCCTGGATCAGCCCGATGGGTCCTGGCCATTGGCGAGGGCGCACGGCATACTCGGTCCCGCAATGATTGGAGGGGTCGGGGACATGAGCACGCCACGCATTCTCGTTCTGTTGGGTGGGATTACCGTGGTCCTGCCGCTGTTCCTGTTCATGATCGCGGTGGCGCACAATCCGAATGTCAGCGGCAGCGTCATCTCGGTGATCTTCGGCGGCATCGTGTTCACAATCTTCCTGATTGGAGCGATCTTTGAGATCAAGCGGCTCATCGATAAACCCTGACCGGTGTTATCAGACCACGACCTTCACTTGGGACCGCTCGTGCCTCGCGAGCCATAAGGATCTATAGGGCGGCCAGTGAGAGGGCTCCCTTGGGAGGAGATGAGCAAGCCCGATCGACGGTAGTGCAACTGAGCTTGGACTATGGGCGGAATGATTGCCCGGCAGTTCCTTTTGGTCTCTCCCATCAGCCTGTTGAGCACGTCCATGACGTTCAACCACTAGTGTGTGAATCGGCACCGAAGCTTCGACCCCTGCTTGGGGAAGCGCAACGCCTTGGTTGAGCGACCCAACCCAGAAATCCAGCGGGGTTACGATCGGCGCCGACGATGACCCCGCTGACGCCATGAATTCGCTAGCGACGTCATATGCCTAACTGCAAACGGCAAAAGGGTCTGCATTCGATGCTGATTCACATCCGTAGACTTCAGCCCCATTTAGACCAATCCCGACGGGCTTCTTCAGGAGCATGACGGATCGTGCAGTCCTTCCGTGCTGCACTTGTACTCGATCGCCAGGGCGTTCTGAGCGGCCTCCTCGATCAGGACGACCAATCAAAATTCGACTGGAGCGGGAATCCCTCGGATCACCTGACGGTCCACATGCCTTAACGCGAGGCGTGAATAATCATAGGCAAACCTGTCTCACTTTGACGCTTGGCTGAACCTGCGACAGATCCTGGCAAATTGGAAATCCTAAGTACTTTTGGTGGCGTGAGGCCAGAAGCGGACTTGTTGCAGAATGCGCCAGAGATTGCCCGCATCTGAAATCTCTGGCGGTTTTTCTAGAAATCACGGGGCGCGGGCAGGAGGAATGACCCCATTGCCTGGGAAGGCCGCAGGACAGGCTTTTCAGGCCCTTTGACCATGAATCGGGTGGCGGCTGGATCGAAGTCGAGTTCCAGGTCCATCGCGGCCTTGAGGGCTTCAGCGTTAGCCGGTCCATAGAGCCGGTCAAGAGACGCCGTATCGTCAGCGGAAACGAGGATTGAAAGGTCCGTCTTCTTGGCGGCTGCCGCCAGCTCTGTCATTCCCGAAATCGGCTCGGCCTGATCGGTGTTTGTGAAGATGAACACGGCTGCCCGCTGAGGCTTGCCGGCCGCCTGTTCGTTGCGGCCATGGATCGCCTCATCAATGATCTGCTGCCACAGGAGGCGTGTCAGGAGATTGTAGGCCGCGGCATGCTGGCCGTGTCGGGTCGGGCAGCACACATAAACGGTCGCCGGGCCACTGATCTCGACCCCCACAGAGGTGCTGATTTTCCGGTGGGCCGCCCACTGGCCACGCGGATCGCCGGAAACCCAGGAGGTTTCGGGAGTATGGAAGGGCACCAGCCGTTGCACGATCGCGTCATGGATCACCCGGCGGCGCTCATCGGAAAGGGCCGCATAGGCGCGCAATTCGAACAGTGCCCTCGGGCTCCCGGAGCTGTCGGCGGCGGCAACATAATCAGTAGCTCTATCGTCAAGACGGCGCTCGATGAGGGCCGTGCACAGCCCCATCAAGGTCGGCTCGGCTAGACGCAGTCCGCTGCCGTTCGCAACCTGAGCGGTGGCGAGCTCCAGAAGGCCCCAGAGAGCGGAGATCGCTTCCTGCTCGATGGTGTCATTGCCATCGTTCGTTCTGATCTCTGGAATCCAGTCGTATCCTTCTGTCCCTTGGATGATGAACGCTTCCGCGATGTTGCGCAGCCGTCGGGAGCGGGTTTCCGGGTCGGTACCCAGATTGATGTCAGCGAGTGGATTATAAGAGCTCCCGCTGTGCCACCGAATACGTGAGACGGGTCCCAGTTTGGCTCGGGTCGCAGCCGTGAGGTCGTAAACCTCTCCGGTCGGGTCGTCGACGATGTAGCTGGCCGATGTGCCCCGCAGAAGGGTCGGGACGATCACCCTCTCCATCCGCTGGCGCGAACTGGCTCCGAGAAGAAGGGTATTGGCGTTCCGGGTTGTGCCGTGAGGAACGCCCCGGCGGTCCTCCCCGAGCGTGAGGATCGCCCCGTGGGGGGCGATGATGACATCTTTCGGGAGTCCAAATCCAAAGAGTTTTTTGAGAAGGTCTTTCACGTGGTCTGATCCGTTCGGGTGGACAAGAAGGAGAAGGCGACTGAGAAATTCGAAATTCTGTTACACGGCAGAGGAGCACACAGGTCCACGTTTTGCAGAACTTTGCGGCAGGTTTTCGCAGGTAAGCGAGAACAACAACAGGCTCGGCGTCCATCGCTGGGGTACGCCACCCCGCTCGCACAGAATCTGCGACACAGCCCCTGATGGCCGCGGTCGCGAGCAGGCCAAGGCCGCTCAGATCGCCCGATATGAAAGGCGCTCCTGATGCTCGGGTTCTCATCAGGCCAAAAACACTCGCACTTGTCCAAGCCCACGGCAGGACTTCCGAACGTCCTGGAGCTCTTCGCGGCCGAAGGGGCGTCGTGGCTATCGCCGCCAGATACCGTGGGTGGACCGGCCTGAAATCGTCACATTCTTGCGCGACCTCGGGGGTGACGCTTCATTAACCATCCCTCCGCCCAAGGCCACCAATGCTCAGAACTCTTGCTGCCCTGGCCCTCGTGCTCGCGCCCCCAGCCTTCGCTCAGACCAATAGCCGTCCCGACATCATCCGCGGCCTCTGC contains the following coding sequences:
- a CDS encoding IS6 family transposase, which codes for MSMMSNPYWGFRYPAEIINQAVWLYHCFSLSLREVELILAARGVVVSYETIREWSLRFGRTYAKTLKRRRPQPGDKWFLDEVFVRIRGKLHYLWRAVDQHRNVLDVLVQSRRNAKAAKRFFRKLLKGLRYVPRVIVTDKLGSYCAAKREILPGVEHRQSRYLNNRCEVSHQPTRRRERPMRRFKSVRHAQQFLATHTPIHNHFQLRRHRLSASEYRTTRDRAFLTWRHATGVAVVG
- a CDS encoding sensor histidine kinase produces the protein MLNDKLLPAWTERDRLASLRSYRVLDTPPESEFDDLVQLAARACGTPIALISLIDERRQWFKAEVGLGARETPLDRSICLTAMLQPGLTIVSDLTEDPRFARNPLVAGEPYLRFYAGAVLRTPDGVPLGALCVLDYVPRCVTEEPASTLTMLARQVMSQLELRRAIAERDEKLEASHQIEQRQALLVRELHHRVKNTLATVQALVGATGRSTGSFDEFYRSFSKRVTSLAKTHNLLTEDYWQTASLREIALNELKPFAESRQPRFMLLGPPVELAADLAVPVGMALHELSTNAVRYGALSAPTGYVQVRWSVAENEGARTLHLEWKEFGGPPVSEPQHQGFGSTLLQRVLPMQCNAEVEVQYDKGGLRFAMEAPLVEQRLVPAY
- a CDS encoding type IV secretory system conjugative DNA transfer family protein produces the protein MKDLLKKLFGFGLPKDVIIAPHGAILTLGEDRRGVPHGTTRNANTLLLGASSRQRMERVIVPTLLRGTSASYIVDDPTGEVYDLTAATRAKLGPVSRIRWHSGSSYNPLADINLGTDPETRSRRLRNIAEAFIIQGTEGYDWIPEIRTNDGNDTIEQEAISALWGLLELATAQVANGSGLRLAEPTLMGLCTALIERRLDDRATDYVAAADSSGSPRALFELRAYAALSDERRRVIHDAIVQRLVPFHTPETSWVSGDPRGQWAAHRKISTSVGVEISGPATVYVCCPTRHGQHAAAYNLLTRLLWQQIIDEAIHGRNEQAAGKPQRAAVFIFTNTDQAEPISGMTELAAAAKKTDLSILVSADDTASLDRLYGPANAEALKAAMDLELDFDPAATRFMVKGPEKPVLRPSQAMGSFLLPAPRDF
- a CDS encoding IS256 family transposase gives rise to the protein MTNSKDKPAAAAIKDLLSQNPDGLREIVRAVMQEMLEAEMTDALQAEKGERTASRLGYRSGYYTRTLVTRVGKLELRVPQDRDGRFSTELFERYQRSEQALVATLAEMYVQGVSTRKVKAITEELCGHSFSASAISSINKRLDDSLAQFASRRLEEPFPYLILDARYEKVREGGIVRSQAVLIAVGIDWDGRRQILGVEMANRESQSSWRTFLLGLRERGLSGVELVVADDHAGLRAAIREVLSEAAYQRCYVHFLRNALDHLPRKADDDCLQELRWLYDRRSVEEARRDLSAWIAKWEARYPRLIAWAEETIEETFTFYRLPRQHHKHLKSTNMLERLNEEIRRRTYVVRIFPNAASCCRLVRALAVEMHENWLEAHRYLNMDDLKEHKKDQLRQAA
- a CDS encoding GNAT family N-acetyltransferase, yielding MIAFRPACSDDYSFALGLYTEAIRPLASAWMKWVDVDQEALFASLWHPNDTMIITLDDRDIGWVEFRQAEDELFLKQLYISPAYQRRGIGSRVMRLLLEERCRMAKSMALFVLKNNPALRFYTRHGFQIVRETHTTLVMRCAMAEAA
- a CDS encoding response regulator; the protein is MTTQANGKPLVLVLEDEALIALNLQDELQDAGYGVAGPFVTCAAALEWLGTNSPNTAILDATLKDGPCREVALELSRREVPFLIYSGHHEDRQLLSEFDHVVWIEKPVPSAVLVQACQQLLVGCY
- a CDS encoding CsbD family protein gives rise to the protein MDKDRVKGSATNIGGKAKEAAGDLTGDSKMKSEGKMDQAKGKIQNAVGGIKDAFKK